In Collimonas arenae, a single genomic region encodes these proteins:
- the ftsZ gene encoding cell division protein FtsZ, whose amino-acid sequence MEIDMLDNATLGTVIKVVGVGGAGGNAVQHMINKGVSGVEFIAANTDAQALKQSKAHNVIQIGETGLGAGMKPSVGRQLAEESRNRIEDALRGAHMVFIAAGMGGGTGTGAAPVVAQIAKEQGALTVAVVSKPFSYEGQKCMDIADEGLEALSLHVDSLIIILNEKLEEIYEDDSMMEWLQHADDVLNNAVAGIAEIINVPGHINVDFNDVKTIMGEQGKAMMGTATASGVDRARLAAEQAVASPLLDGIDLSGARGVLVNVTASRSLKGKEIKEVMATVRAFAAPDASIAQGIAYDEAMGDDIRVTVVATGLGRTRKAVQLVQAPMMRTGTHNEPLMHGQPSVGHGSSSFEGMKAPAVWRRESASDTVRALEKNGMETYDIPAFLRKQAD is encoded by the coding sequence ATGGAAATCGATATGCTTGACAATGCAACTTTGGGCACCGTGATTAAAGTCGTCGGCGTCGGCGGCGCCGGCGGCAATGCGGTCCAACATATGATCAACAAGGGTGTGTCGGGAGTGGAGTTCATCGCTGCCAACACGGATGCACAGGCGCTCAAGCAGTCGAAGGCGCATAACGTGATCCAGATCGGCGAGACCGGCCTGGGTGCTGGCATGAAGCCGTCGGTAGGGCGTCAGCTGGCAGAAGAATCACGTAACCGCATCGAAGATGCGCTGCGCGGCGCGCACATGGTGTTTATCGCTGCCGGAATGGGCGGCGGCACAGGTACCGGCGCCGCACCGGTGGTGGCGCAGATCGCGAAGGAACAGGGCGCGCTGACAGTGGCGGTGGTTTCCAAGCCGTTTTCATATGAAGGCCAGAAGTGCATGGATATCGCCGATGAAGGTCTGGAGGCTTTGTCCCTGCACGTTGATTCGCTGATCATTATTCTCAACGAAAAACTCGAAGAGATTTATGAAGACGACAGCATGATGGAGTGGTTGCAACACGCTGACGATGTGCTCAACAATGCCGTTGCCGGTATTGCTGAAATCATCAATGTGCCGGGCCATATCAACGTCGACTTCAATGACGTCAAGACCATCATGGGCGAACAAGGCAAGGCGATGATGGGTACGGCTACCGCATCCGGCGTGGATCGCGCACGTTTGGCGGCGGAGCAGGCAGTCGCCTCGCCGCTGCTGGACGGCATCGACCTCTCCGGCGCGCGCGGCGTATTGGTCAACGTTACCGCCAGCCGCAGTCTGAAGGGTAAGGAAATCAAGGAAGTCATGGCGACCGTACGCGCGTTTGCGGCACCGGATGCTTCGATTGCCCAAGGGATTGCATACGATGAAGCCATGGGCGACGATATCCGCGTTACCGTGGTCGCAACCGGCCTCGGCCGCACGCGTAAGGCCGTGCAACTGGTGCAAGCGCCAATGATGCGTACCGGCACCCACAACGAGCCGTTGATGCACGGTCAGCCGTCGGTTGGTCACGGCAGCTCGTCGTTCGAAGGCATGAAGGCGCCGGCGGTATGGCGTCGCGAGTCAGCTTCCGATACGGTGCGCGCCTTGGAAAAGAACGGCATGGAAACGTATGACATCCCGGCCTTCCTGCGTAAGCAAGCCGACTAA
- the ftsA gene encoding cell division protein FtsA, whose translation MTKDAKNLIVGLDIGTSKVVAVVAEVLSDGRHEVIGLGQAESKGLKKGVVVNIEATVESIQRALEEAELMADCKIRNVYTGIAGSHIRSFNSSGMVAIKDKEVSAADVSRVIETAKAVNIPTDQQLLHTVPQEFIVDSQEDVREPIGMSGIRLEVKVHIVTGAVSAVQNIVKCIRRCGLEVSDLILQPMASADAVLTPDEKELGVVLVDIGGGTTDVAVFTEGAIRHTAVIPIAGDQITNDIAMALRTPTNEAEEIKLRYGVAKQILADPGETLEVPGLGDRNPRTLSRQALAAVIEPRVEELFALVHQVVRESGYEEVLSSGVVLTGGSAMMPGMIELAEDIFLKPARLGTPDYRGQLADVVRSPRYSTVLGLLLEAKKQYLRGYIVTRQEGSAKAIWQRMKEWFLGNF comes from the coding sequence ATGACAAAAGACGCAAAAAATTTGATCGTCGGTCTCGACATCGGCACCTCGAAGGTGGTGGCGGTGGTTGCCGAGGTATTGTCGGATGGGCGCCATGAAGTGATCGGCCTGGGCCAGGCGGAATCCAAGGGCTTGAAGAAGGGCGTGGTAGTCAATATCGAGGCCACAGTGGAATCGATCCAGCGTGCGCTGGAAGAAGCCGAACTGATGGCCGACTGCAAGATCCGCAACGTCTACACAGGCATCGCCGGCAGCCATATCCGCAGCTTCAATTCCAGCGGCATGGTGGCGATCAAGGACAAGGAAGTCAGCGCCGCCGACGTCTCGCGCGTTATTGAAACGGCGAAGGCGGTCAACATTCCTACCGACCAGCAATTGCTGCATACCGTACCGCAGGAATTTATTGTCGACAGCCAGGAAGATGTGCGTGAACCAATCGGCATGAGCGGCATCCGACTAGAGGTCAAGGTGCACATTGTTACCGGGGCGGTATCTGCGGTGCAGAACATCGTCAAGTGCATTCGCCGTTGCGGGCTGGAAGTGTCGGACCTGATCTTGCAGCCGATGGCATCGGCCGATGCGGTGTTAACGCCGGACGAGAAAGAATTGGGCGTGGTGCTGGTGGATATCGGCGGCGGCACCACCGACGTGGCGGTGTTCACCGAAGGGGCGATTCGCCATACCGCAGTGATCCCGATTGCAGGCGATCAGATTACTAACGACATTGCCATGGCGTTGCGGACGCCGACCAATGAAGCGGAAGAAATCAAGTTGCGCTACGGCGTCGCCAAGCAGATTCTGGCCGATCCGGGTGAAACGCTGGAAGTGCCCGGCCTCGGTGACCGCAATCCGCGCACCTTGTCGCGCCAGGCGCTGGCGGCGGTGATCGAGCCACGCGTCGAAGAGTTGTTCGCGCTGGTGCATCAGGTGGTGCGCGAGTCAGGCTATGAAGAAGTGCTGTCGAGCGGTGTGGTGCTGACCGGCGGCTCGGCCATGATGCCAGGCATGATCGAGTTGGCGGAAGACATCTTCCTCAAGCCGGCGCGCCTGGGGACGCCGGATTACCGCGGCCAGCTGGCCGACGTGGTGCGCAGCCCGCGCTATTCGACGGTGCTGGGCTTGCTGCTGGAAGCGAAAAAGCAATACCTGCGCGGCTATATCGTGACGCGTCAGGAAGGATCTGCGAAGGCGATTTGGCAGCGCATGAAAGAATGGTTTTTGGGTAATTTTTAA
- a CDS encoding cell division protein FtsQ/DivIB produces MWQDVKMLNAISGTLLGLVALALLASGVWWLAQRPMFTLKTIRIEAAPQSELRRVNPLIVRATALQRIKGNFFTANLDTVRTAFESVPWVRKAAVRREWPNTLIVTVEEHQPLATWDDDGRLLSVRGDLFTANLDEAEEDGALLRLSGPDGSEKDVVARLADFRQWFAPLKLNPVEVALSSRYAWTIKLDNGMMVELGREQNKTTLKDRVTRLVQIYPQLLSRLQNRIEGVDMRYPNGLALKASGLSGGLGSKKK; encoded by the coding sequence ATGTGGCAAGACGTCAAAATGTTGAATGCAATCTCCGGCACCTTGCTAGGGTTGGTTGCGCTCGCATTGCTGGCGTCCGGCGTGTGGTGGCTGGCGCAGCGTCCTATGTTTACGCTGAAGACGATCCGGATTGAAGCTGCACCTCAAAGCGAACTGCGGCGCGTCAATCCCCTGATCGTTCGCGCTACGGCACTGCAGCGCATCAAGGGCAACTTCTTTACCGCCAATCTGGACACGGTACGCACAGCATTCGAATCGGTGCCGTGGGTGCGCAAGGCAGCGGTACGGCGTGAATGGCCGAATACGCTGATCGTGACAGTGGAAGAGCATCAGCCGCTGGCGACCTGGGATGACGACGGACGCTTGTTATCGGTGCGTGGCGATTTGTTCACCGCGAACCTGGACGAGGCAGAAGAGGATGGAGCATTGCTGCGTTTGTCCGGACCGGATGGCAGCGAGAAGGATGTGGTGGCGCGCCTGGCGGATTTTCGCCAGTGGTTTGCACCGCTGAAGTTAAACCCGGTGGAAGTGGCTTTATCGAGCCGCTATGCGTGGACCATCAAGCTGGACAACGGCATGATGGTAGAGCTGGGACGTGAACAAAACAAGACTACCTTGAAAGACCGGGTTACACGACTGGTGCAGATTTATCCGCAACTGCTGTCACGTTTGCAGAACCGGATCGAAGGTGTGGATATGCGGTATCCAAATGGCTTGGCGCTGAAGGCGAGCGGCTTGTCGGGCGGATTGGGAAGCAAGAAAAAATAA